Below is a window of Rhodamnia argentea isolate NSW1041297 chromosome 11, ASM2092103v1, whole genome shotgun sequence DNA.
ccctttcctttcttgctttcatcactcaccttttctttttcttcatcctCCCTCAGCTTGGAGCTATCCTTCACCTTCAAGCTCTCATCCAGCTCCAGCTGACTTGTCTGATGACTTTCATGATTACTTACTGAACCGCTGGCATTGAGTGAGACAGTACCATTGGGCATTACAGCAACAGATGGTGGAGGTAAGCTACTAGAACTTGCTTGTGTACTCTCATTTGCAACAATATTGGATGAATGGACTTGTTTCTCGTTGCTGTCGGGTTTCTTTGGTTCAATGCTATCAGATATCGGATCATAGTGTTTCTGAGATCCAACAGATAAACTAGACAGGAAAGGTGTAGCTTGATTACCTAGCGTTACCGAACTTAGTAGGGAAGGCACATCCATTCCCTGATGGGAGTTTAAAGCAGCATAAAGTTGTGGAAGCTGTTTCCCAGCTTCCAAAATCTGAGCCAAAGAAGCTGAAAGGTTGTTAAGTTGTACAAGACGCTCTCCACTCATCATGGCTGGAACTGGAGGATTTGCAGAGGTTACCTGCAATGTATTTGCATCAGTAACATGAGGGTGATTCACTGATATCCCCTCCTCAGAGAGAGGCTTAATTAGAGAAGTTACGATATTTCCAGCCTTCCTGGGGTCACTTGGAAGCCCCAACTGATGCTGCCCCACATTTGACATTGGAGGTACCATTGCACATGGCTTATGGTTATTCTGGCCAATATTCTGCTTGTGCACTGCGTCAGGATGGACATATGAATCAGTAAGTAAACCCACAGTTTTATTTATATTGGCGTTACTACTGTACAACAATCCATTTTCCCTGAAGTTGTCCATACGAAGACAAGAATCTTCAGTCCCTGGTCGTTGTGTAGTGGAAGACTGGTACATTTGCACTGAAGCATCCAAACTTTGATCTTGCTGATGACTTGCCACAAGAGTTTCCTTATGAATGAGAGACGGTGCACCGTAAGTCTCTTTACTCCTATCATCTGTCACCTGATTTGAAGACTGAGGCTGATAATGCCAGTCAGGAGACATGTTAGTGTCACCTATGAATATCTCAGTAGCTCTTGGTTCACGCATGCCCAATTTAACAGATGTTTCCAACTGAGGCAATTGCTTCTGGTCCATATTAAGCGGATTGTGTCTAGTTTGGTCATCCCACAATTTGCTCTCTTCACCGGACTTATGCTCCCATCTATTGTTGAGGGACCAATCAGTGATCCTTGGATCAGATGGCGCCGTTCTCTTATGAGATTCACCCTCACCAACTAGTTCGAGGGAcaagtctctctttctctggtcATTTTCTCCTGCTGCAGCTGCTTCCTTCGGATACACCTTACCAGGAACATCAGAATGAATGTACCTGCATGAAGCCCCCCACCGACAAGTTCCTCTCTGAAAATTGTTACATAACTCAGAAGATCTGTTTCTCTCTGAATATTCCCTAGTGCTACCACTTTTCTTGTGCCTACTTTCCCAACTATCATTGTACTGCTGATTACCCTGATGTAAAAACCGACAATCACTTCCTCTCCTGCACCTACCAACAGCAAATTCCTTGCACAACTGCGACGAAACACCAGTTCGGCTCCTGCTCTTGTCATATATACCAGAGTCCTTCCTAGATCCATGGACTGGGCTCCTGCTCCTACTCGGGCTTGTCCTCCAATTTCTGCTCCTACTGCTGTAATAGATGAAATGGTAAAGCAAGACCATTCAAAGTTAAGgaaaaatgtcatatttttgcCATTGCCTAATTTCGCAGGATTAATCCTGGCAGAAGcaaaccataaaaaaagaatagcAACATTGGTGTGAATCAATATTAGATTTATTGGCTGGTAGCAaccattattaaaaataaaaaaaaaacgaaccacccattatttttgaagaaatttcacAAGCTAGGGTTCCAAGTATGGAATCTTACCCTGGTGATCTATCTGACTTATTTTTGGGGGAGCGACTGCGATTCCTCTTCCTCCATTCATCAAGACCAGGAGACATCCTCGTGCTATAACTTCCATCTCGATCCCATGGCACGGGATCCGACTTTCTACCACCATCGACACCGACAATGCCATCTCTGTGTAAGCTTCTATTTGCAAGCATGAGCTCCCGTGACGAAAATTCTAAATCATGTCTCTTCGGCACATTCTTGTCCTCCACATTGGACCATCTCTGACCATTGATATGAGCGGCATCTACAGACCCTCGCCTTGGCTGTAGTCTACCATCATAAATTGGCATATCAGCTCTACCGGACCAAGCCCTATAATCCATCTTTTTCGGGGAAACTGGAGGATCTTCTTTCAAATCCCACTTAGAACTGTGTCTTCTTCGCTTTCCACTCATTGCAAATTCTCTTAATCAAGGCACCGTAATCTGAAACCAACAACAAACTTGATGTTTAACTCATCTTCATTAGAGTCCTTGACATTTTGGAGAAGAGCACAATTACATCTTATGTGAAAATCacagagaggaaaagaaaaccaacaacaaccaccaccaccatgacAACGCATCATCCCAtctaatcaaagaaaaatagcaaaatacaATAAAGAGATGGAAAAGTGAATATGACAAATAGAGAGTACGTTTCATAACCCTTCAGAAATAACTTGCGTTGCTCACAAATAATTATGAGGTAAACAGCCTCTGGTGACGAATATTTTAGTTGGGCGCATTTACTTATAAATTTGGCCTATCTACCTCACAATCACTATTGTATTATTTAAGTTACAGAGGtgctaaatatttttaagaGGCAATTGTTCATTACTGAACTATCTGTTCAATCAATCAGCTCATATTCCTCAATCCAAAATACATAGATAGGGCTCCGAGAAAATGCAACCCCACAATGAGGCAATCTCTTCCAAAATAGGGAGTGACATATGTCCACACTTGTCCCTAATATAGTCTTCACGTTCTTTTTGCCTTCAACCAACAAAAACATGCTCTCTGATCATTACATGCCTTCTCTGCAAATAACTTTGTCATCACGTTACAGATTATTTTAACTCAACCACCCTCATTCGATTCCCCTGTCGCTCATCATTGTCTTCCAATCATCATATTTAGCTTATCTAACAAATGATTCTTTTCAAGCTTAGCATCTTCAGAAATTCTTCTTTCAATCAAGCTCGTTAATTCACAATCCTCACCTCAAACGAGAATTTCTTTCCTTTCGAGGCTTTTAGAGAAACTGCTAGGCAATAGCCAACATTAAATATCCTTGCTACAACCTAATTTCTCCAGAAACAAGCCAGCAAGACAGATACTAGGATGCAAAAATAGGTAGATTGATTACTATAGAATGAAATAAATAGTTATTACATGGATCAGAGCTTTCATAAGAAGAGAAGAGCATGACAGAGGAGCTCATTCATTTGGTGGTGAGGAGGTGACAGATTGCCAAACGTGATGCGAAAAGCCACATGCAGGGGTTACAGATCACTCCCTCTACATCATATAAAAAACAAACAACTTTATTGGATAACAAATTCAGACGAACTACTGTTCTGAGTATTAACCTAACCAGCCACCAAACCGATAACTAGGGCAAATTGCAGGAGCACCCCTTCTGCATAAAGAGCATGTCAACACCCTGTATCGCCAAAACGGGCTATCCCCAGCCAGCACATGTCAGGATGGAGATAGACTAATAGAATAAAGTGCATACTTTCACCAAATCATTCGGAATTAAGATTAGATTGCCATGCGGGTCGACCTATATCAGAAAACCCTCTGACTAGCCAAATACAAACAAGGAACTGGCTCTCACTTAACTCTTTGTTTACGATAACTCCGGCTCACAAATTTCAACCAAAAGTTTCCAGTCATCTGGCTCGAAACTAAACAAATCAATCACATATCTCCATAACCAACAAAGCCATAAAAGGCAGTTTGACTCATCAACATAAGGAAAGCTGTGAAATTTACATTGCCATTGCCGTTGTACCTTCAGCTACTTCTGAACTATAACCGCCACGGATTACAATCTCGACACAGCAAAGTTCACGCACAAACCCATCTAAAGTAAGCTCCAAGGGGGAAAATTGCAGCAGAATTACCAAAAAGCAGCACGAAATCACGCGAATATCAATGAACCGAACCCGCGGTGTCGACCATTCCACCGGGTCGAGACCTGGGTGAATGCGCCCACTCGAGTTCGACCAGAAGATGCCTTCCGAAGTGACGCGCACGCAGTCGGGGAGAGGCCGAGTTGCGTGTATCATCCATCAATTTGAGAAAACCATGACGAGAGGACCTTCGATTGAGGACGAACGACAGTGACTAGGGTTTTTACTGCTtcaattcagagagagagagagagcgagaagagagagacagagatgaACTTTTTCTGCGGGGTGTGAACTCTGAGGCTAGTGgcacgggtcgggtcgggtcgttTCCTAAGTTTAATGTTCTGCTCTAGTTGATGATTGTTGAGATTTATCCTCCTCGTTCTTTGTTCTTtgtgtgtttatatatatatatatatatatatatatatatatatatatatatatatatatatatatgttttggTTGAGAtcaatgtgacaaaaaaaattgtatggtGCGTCTCATTCAACTAATATGCCATGTCAAGACTCTGATCGTCGTTTATCACGAAAAAAATACCTagctaaaatttaaaatagtaaTGCGATCGATCGATTATTTAGTTAATCGTGCTATAAGTCCATAAATCTCACTGGAACTAAAGGGATAAATGcacttttttgaaattactaAGGAGAATAGCattatgaattgattgattgaggaGCAAGGCATCTTGAGCCTTTCATCTTAAAGGCAAAGCCGCCTCGAGTAAAAATCTCTTGATTTCGAGGTGTTACGATCCTCCAAAAGCCATGAACTTGTATGGAACTTAGAGGTTATCAATTGGAGGGCGGCTCACTCCATCAACCTAAGCTCGAGAAGCCCGAGAGGTAAATAGACGAGTTGGGCAAAGAGCGTTACAAGAGAAAACTCTCCCCAAGTCGACCTAAAAAACTTCCTGCATAATCAAGCTTGGGCAACAAATTATGCCCGACCCCGCCCGAGCCCGCCCAATAACCACCTCTCTATCCACTATAATTATCCATTGTGGTATTAACCAAGGATATCACACGGATCGTGTTAGAGACTAACCTATTGGAGGAACAGCATGTGGCGGCGGTGAGGCGTCGAGAGGGGTGGTTCTCAACCTCACTCACGTCGTGGGTGACAAACTTTCAAATAGTACAATCAAATCTAAAAATACATCCGATTAGTATAGTGAAAGAACTCCGTTTGACTTGTTCCAATTTGAATAATAGAAAATGACGACTAAACACTttcgtaataatttttttaaagacgCGTGGCGCTAATATGATGCCCAGTGAAATTTTGCAATAAGAAACACATGcccctaagaaaaaaaaatgtatttcctCTTTTAAGTTTCTCAATTTGCGGAAGAAACTTCAATTAGGATTCTGATTGGCACATTACAAACCTAGACGCAACCCTTGTTCATGTTTAATTAAAACTATATGTGAATACACTCGTAAATTGTAATCCAACAATTAGGGGCTTAGAGGCATGGTTGGAGGGGTCCGGTATAATATAATCCatcttataatttttaatttattcgtcATTTCAGGCTATTCTTTCCATCATTCCTTCCGTCCAATCGAGCCCTAACCGGCGGATCGTGAACATAGACATCATTCACGTACAAatttaacctaaaaaaaaaaaaaaacaagatgacTAATATCGATATTTGTAACCTATCGATCAGAAGATTAAGTGTACAAAGCGACATAATTTATAGAACGAGAAACCCTAAATGGAGGTGCAAAAATCATGTATCTTTCTCCATCGATTTTCGTGCTTTTAATCTATTTATCTCCGAAATTCCTCTTTTAAACTATTTGCCATTCTAAAAGGACCGATCATGTCTCGGAGATTCGACACACACGACAATTTGCATATGAAAGAATTCCTACGAAATTACACAAAAGCACCAACATTTTACAAGAATTacgttaaatatgtctcgagtttaaaattgttattggcaccacaagacaaaatatggggaccacgtttgatcattactcaagatttttggtcgataggaaagaaagaagtgcacgacctctttcttgagtaatggtagatcaagagatcACGGTGGGTCCCAGAgagttcaaaaagaaagaagagcacatgGCTTCTTCATGCAATTGTCGTtcacaaaagagaaggaaattttgTGGGCCCAGCGGTGGTGgatgaaaggaataaaagaagaaaaaggtagggattgctttcccccttttctcttgaacctgcagaagccgtatagaaggaaagaagggtttcttgtatattataatgagcacccaaaagaagagagggaggtgtGCTGCACAAAAGGGCTTCTCATCGCACAAAGAAGAAGTTGCACGAAGGCACTAAGAGAAGGGGATTACATTTCTTCTCGGGACGAAGAAGTCGCACAAGCGCGAGGAGCTTCTGAGTGTAgtagatttgtgcttcgtgagctttatattttgttatatccaattaagttgtttatttgtaaacactttgggtttgggtataatctaggtgcgggaaacacgagcgtattgagcgattgtaattccgattctccgattatagtggattattcttgctggctctcccgtggatgtaggtaccgatattcggaccgaaccacgtaattcctggtgtcatttatcgttcctcgttatttctcgtggttttttttgcattgacttagttgcaagatccgggttagcttCCGCACGTGTTAtatttacaacaattggtatcagagccttggttcggatattctagattgtgatttggggcttttgcttgtccgattattatctggatatcttgtgattgcaattatgtctggagtgaaagctgaaattgagaagtttaacgggaggaacaactttgggttatggagtctcaagatggaggcgatattgacaactcaaggtttagcagaagcattggagggcaaggccgagttgcccgaaacgatgacagatgctgaaaaggatgtggtgatgaggaaagctagaagtttaatcctgttgaatttatcggatgaagtgttaatagaggttggcgaggagaaggataccgcagcattgtggacaaaacttcgggcgctctatgtaacgaagggtttgaacaatcgcttatacatgttgaagaggatgttccggttcggatatactgaaggtacgtctatcagaacccatctagatgaatttaataaactcatgatggatttgaagaatgtcggtaagacacttgatgatgaagagcggggcatgatgttgttagcttccctaccagagtcatgggagcactttaccgaTTCATCATTgcgggggcgtactacgattacctcggaagaggtaaagtccgccttattttctaaagagtggcgagagaaagttgcgagatgacgatctagcgcagga
It encodes the following:
- the LOC115750466 gene encoding zinc finger CCCH domain-containing protein 38, whose protein sequence is MSGKRRRHSSKWDLKEDPPVSPKKMDYRAWSGRADMPIYDGRLQPRRGSVDAAHINGQRWSNVEDKNVPKRHDLEFSSRELMLANRSLHRDGIVGVDGGRKSDPVPWDRDGSYSTRMSPGLDEWRKRNRSRSPKNKSDRSPGSRSRNWRTSPSRSRSPVHGSRKDSGIYDKSRSRTGVSSQLCKEFAVGRCRRGSDCRFLHQGNQQYNDSWESRHKKSGSTREYSERNRSSELCNNFQRGTCRWGASCRYIHSDVPGKVYPKEAAAAGENDQRKRDLSLELVGEGESHKRTAPSDPRITDWSLNNRWEHKSGEESKLWDDQTRHNPLNMDQKQLPQLETSVKLGMREPRATEIFIGDTNMSPDWHYQPQSSNQVTDDRSKETYGAPSLIHKETLVASHQQDQSLDASVQMYQSSTTQRPGTEDSCLRMDNFRENGLLYSSNANINKTVGLLTDSYVHPDAVHKQNIGQNNHKPCAMVPPMSNVGQHQLGLPSDPRKAGNIVTSLIKPLSEEGISVNHPHVTDANTLQVTSANPPVPAMMSGERLVQLNNLSASLAQILEAGKQLPQLYAALNSHQGMDVPSLLSSVTLGNQATPFLSSLSVGSQKHYDPISDSIEPKKPDSNEKQVHSSNIVANESTQASSSSLPPPSVAVMPNGTVSLNASGSVSNHESHQTSQLELDESLKVKDSSKLREDEEKEKVSDESKKGKGKDPLEDEHLESVEGVTKDGENKKSKEAKTLRAFKFALVEYVKELLKPTWKEAQIGKEAYKTIVKKAVDKVTSTMQGANIPQSQEKIDQYLSFAKPKLTKLVQAYVEKEKARKAP